AGTCCATTCCGAACAGTATTCTCAAAAAGTGTTCGTGGgatatatcatcaatataagTGCACACTTCCGGTCCATATGTCGCGAGAACCTTCTCCATGAATTGAATCCTGTCCAATTTTGTATGCTGACACTTAGTAGTAAAATGTAAGACGGGATCTATATACATTTCTTCACATTTTTCGCACACTGTTTCATTCCAAGTTGGAGCAAAGGCTAGCATTTTGGCAACGTATCGTGTTGTGGGTGTGCAATGTAGTTTCCATAATATATGAGGTGaactgtatgtacaatgtatatattggaATCTTAGGAAATCTCCTTCCGCGTGCATTCGCTCTcttaataacatattttcaCTGTTAGATATCGATGAGTTAACTATCCTTTTCCACATAATTTTGGAGGGAAATTGTGCTGcctttacatatgttataaGATGACATTGAAGAGTATAATTTTTCAAAAGCTTTATAATATCAGGAATAAATCCAGTTTGTACAGAAGGTTGATCCAAATACTGGTATAATCGCgacaaaaatgtgttttgttaatgtttttgaTGGCAAAGCGATAATAGCTTGTAGAAATAGTAGTTTCTTTTTGTCGATCTCTGCGCCGATTCTTCGCATTCCGAGCATTGGCTCGGCAATGTCTGATCGAGTAGGTTTTATAAAGCACTTGGTTCGTTTAACGATTTTATGTTGGAAGACATTGAGTCGTTGAACGTCTTTGACTAATAGTTTATTCCAGAATTGTGATCCGTATAAAACGCTGGGTAGGATGACTTTCCTATATAGCCCGGCGATTACCGTAGGGTTTGTAGTTTTGCAATCTTGACCAAACTTTGTCATCAGATTAAATGATTTCCTTCCTTTTTGAATTCCATTTGATATTGCATCACCAACTTTAAGGTTGGAAGTTATCAGCATTCCAACATGTTTGTACGAAGTTTCGATTGTTAGACTTGTTGTGTTCAATGTCCAATTGTAGTTAGGGTTAATAGTAGTTTTCCCAAAGACTAGGACTGCACTTTTACTTGCATTGAATTCGAACTGCCATGTGTTAGAGTACCGCccacatatatttaaaagttcTTGTAATGACGCAGGGTTTGTAGCCAATAATGCCAGATCGTCTGCTAACGCTGGATTACCACAATTTATCTCAGAGATTCTTGCTCCAAACTTTGTTGATTCTAATTCCTTCAAAAGGTCATTGATATAAATCAGATATAAAAATGTTGACGTCACTCCTCCTTGACGGATTCCGGACCGTACTGCAATCCAGCGAGATCGAGTTCCATGGGTCATTACGGCGCTTGAAATGTCTGTATAGGAATTACGAATAATTTCAAATGTGTGTCCCCTTATGCCAAAATCATACACTTTCTTCAGAATTCCCTCATGCCATACTGTATCGAATGCTTTATGAGTGTCCAGGAAAGCGGCGTATACATTGCTATGTTTTTCGATATTGTAATGAATACATTCTCGAAGGTTGAATGCTACAGTTTCACAACTTAATTCCTTTTCATGACAATTAACAGCAAACCTTAATCTAGTTGCATTTTCTTAGATACCTTTAACTAAAAAAGGCTACATTTTGAACACCTTGGAACTTttcaaaatatctaaataatgtAAACTTGGCGTGTTCATATTTTGATAGTAATGACGTCATCATGACATCGTTGTTTTCCAGCAAAGTCAAACTGTTCTTTTATAACATGCACATTGCGTGTCATCATATTccaaaataaatctttttatctGCTCACATAATGCATAAAAGCTAATTAAGATATGTATAAGTGTTGATACACGCTTCAGATGTCAACGCTGGCTATAGAAGCTTTGAATGCCATTAATCACATCTACTGTATTTATCATCAACATGTCTGTTTAGTTACTTATATGGATATTCCTTAAAGAGGGCAGTATATATTTTGTGAGGTTGTATACATCATCCTGTTATAACTATACGGAGAGATGGGTATATCccatttatgtttattttcaatatatctgAAGTTATATTATCTATTTATCTCTATCatttatttcctgtgtaaagCTGACAAAGTAATAAGCGCTTATTGAAATCTGGAGCCCGGAACTTAGTAATTTAACCTTATAAGTTATCAAGACATTTAGTAATTTAACCTTATAAGGTATCAAGACCATAAACAACATTAAGGTTGAGGCTagtgtagagtattgtttatcATACCACTATGGTAACATAATGTATTCTTACTCGCCACACATGTGTATTCCTCGCTTCTGAAGTTGATTTCATCATTCTGATaaatattctataaaattaataaaacaatttatatgtGCAAAGGAATATATCATTTCCTGTCTGAATAACGCAGGGATAAGGTGTAGGGGCCAGCTTCAGATGTCAGAGAAGCTGAGAAGCCATTAATCAACTCTATTGAATTTATTGGCAACATCACTGGTTAGGTTGCTTCAATttgtatattaatatttcacatAAAGGGCAATATACACTTTGTGAGTTTGTACACTTAATCCCGTTATAACTAGGTAAAGATCCcatttatgtttatatacaatatacttggAATTTTATTGACTGTTTAGTCTCATGTATATCGTGTATTTCCTGTATAAAGCTGACAACGTAATTCAAATCTAACAGAAAGTTGGACCCCCCAAGCTAGAAACAATGGTAACAGAATGTATTCATAATCGCCACACATGTTTCCTACCAATTAATCcaaattaatgttaaattttCTATCACAATTTATGTGTACAAAAGCGCGTCATACCTGCTTTATATTTTGACATATCACGCCCGATAATTGTTTTTAACTTAGAAACACCCAGGACTGCATTCTGTCGAGCATGTACATGTGATTGCACAGGAATTTCGGGACAAAAAGTAGATGCAATCCTTATGTCTCCACTAAAACCGTGTGTGAAGCGAACAGGAACAAATTTCGATAGAAAAGGAGTATTGTAAGAGCCAGTAACGCGCGCTGCTAAGTGACGGGAGCAACTGTCCACCTTATACTTTTACCATTAAGACCAGAACCTTCGTAAATTTGAGAACCTGCCAAGAAAATGGAAAACGAATGTTCCTTGTCGTGTCAGCAAATTTGTTGTTCATAAGGCCTCGTTTTCGACCAGTTTTCGTTATGTAgtccaaaaataaaatatgacggtctatttttaaaACGTTCGGGGTTTTGCCTTTACATTAAGATAGCATTAATATTTCCAGCTAACTACTGTATAGGAACCACctgaattaaatatttgttgatgacgatataaatataatttaagccatgctttattttcatattcattaaaTGGTACGACCATCATCGTATCATTAAAAATGAGTTATTTAAGCacgtttattaaaaaaaacggAAAAAGAAATCGAAATGTAACTTATTTCACTATTCTGAGAGCATGTTTTGAATTAAGCGAGTTTCATTATCAATGTGCTAATTCTAGTTCAAATAGCTATAGGTAATGACACTACTTCaagtaccacgtgatacctgataacgtttgtacGCGACTATTATTTCTATTTGTGATGGTGTGGCGTTAAAAGATGATACACTGTATCCTACATCATTTCAGCGGACAGGTTACTCATCAGAGtgacgttccatcaccactggataTACCAGTCCATCCATCAAATACAAagaatgtatgacaacatccattttcattgagttagCCCCCTGTGGAAATGAGATAATAAATTATCACTAACCATGATCACCACATCCTTTGTTGTTACACATGTCACCATGGCAACAGTCGCGACAGACGCTATGCTCGTGCATTGAGGACCTTAGGTTAGACGTAGCATTGTTGAAGAAAGTTTCGCAGGTCTGTAACATTCAAAAGATTAAATGtgttaagcattgatgtcactattttttaacttcatcgcgtagcagattctcacaaaagtttgcaaacaaaatttatttcataacccgatgaagttaaaaatagtgacatcaatgcttataataaatttttcagactacttgataatataaaatacgtttgaacgtacgattccattgattttccaataggttatttttataaatcaatacgcaacgtcggcgtctctattgtgacgtcaggaTAACGTCgagttttcgcgccattctcggattttttcttcatagtatatgaagaaaaatgatctgccaatcagaaagtcggatatagtatgaaaacaaataaaaattaaatattattttttttaaaccatacatttttttaaaatcgaaatacagttattttttctaaaaaaactTTCGCAGGAGAGGTTTCACATATCATTCTccttttattctttattttcaatcaatcaaaatatctctttcaTGCTATTTCACTTTCTttctgtttgtttatttgtttatattttccttAAGGCAATCagaaaattataacaatattcaTATGTATTTCGTATcagggtatatatataaacaagagctgttggagaacagcaaagctcgcctacatgttttcagaagaagttgattaggaaaataaaatcatacacataaaaccctaaagggccccaaattggttgtattatcacgttcatgATCAGTAttcatacacattaggaaaataaaataataaacatttatgatgacttaggcttaaacaatagacaaaaaagaaacttgctcaaaaacttaacatggaaatatgacaaattaacagactcaaaaatcccctaaagggcccaaattggttgtattatcacgttcagcatccatacacattaggaaaataaaatcataaacatttatgatgacttaagcgcaaacaattgacgaaacagaaacttgctcaaaaactttaaacgtgaaatgggacgccaacgctgacgccgacgccgacaaccggggtgacaacattagctccccctattcttggaataggcgagctaaaaaatATACTGACATAACAATAACTGTATTCCCCTGATGcttagcgctaagcaggaacataAACTACCACCTTTATTGACTATGGTTGGTATGTCTCAGACAGACTTCCTCACCAATGGAAAAGCTCAAGTCAGGCGAAAAAAAGGCGATGTCACGACATTATGAAGAGGAAAGTGCTAGTCGCTTTTTTTACTATCACGTTAATCAGGATGACTTTTCTTGTAAAGACAATTTTAGCTATTGTTTGAGAAGTAATTGAAATGTGTATCTTGGTAGACAAATGCGACTGTTTGCATCCGGACTGCACCCTTTGCCGTTAAGTTACTTCATGTCAAGTTCTACTTTTTAGAACATTATTTAGTTAAAGGTGCAATTATGgataaaattgtaattatttaaaagacaaaattgaattttgatttCATTATAAAACCTAAAACTTTTAAATCCAAGGTATACACTAGATGTTTTATTATCATGACAAATCTTTCTTATTAAATTtctaaaaatacaaatttaccGTATTGTGCATACAGCCAGATGTATATTTGAAGTGACCGTTTTGATTTTCAGTCTTTTCCACAAAGCAAACCTGAATGACAAAACACAAATTCCTGAAATCTATGAAACTACTGCAAAATTAATCgattaaaaaaatcttacatATGTTACTAATGACAGACATTATATCTTCCTCAAATCCCAATAGAAAACTGGCTCGGGAAACAATATTTCTGCAAATGACATTATaacaaaaatagaataaaaccGCTGAAACGTCTATGGCAgattaacagtaaataaaatttaaaaaatcataaataattatatatataaatattgttggATCAAGTGATTTTGGAACCAAGTTATTTAAGCAGTTCTTTCCATAATGTCgttttatcaaaaatacataaaaaattgaGAACCACAGACTTGATTTATAGATCcagattttgttattttaaaaattcacaTAGTTTGGGCAGTATTTGCATTTTAGGGGGTCACCTGCtattgtgggtaggtattgattgtttcgtcatatttaacattttattttcagagaaaatggcGTCATGTTCCCCCACACAGTGTTGACGTCGCAATGATACATAGCCGAAAGGgctgtaatatgcaaaggcgGAATTGCCAAACATCatgttaaatgtataaaattaatcTAAAACAAGACACCTCGTAAACATGGTTTGCAAGtagtttatattaattatagtaTTATAAAGTTATGAAATCGCAGTTATATAACcaccagtggcgtaggaagatgaaacgtaatgggggggcaaaggtcctcaatattttgtaaaccccccccccccccccgcacctacaggaggagattaattcaacacacaaccatatatactttatatacttttttcatatatcattaaatataatccttgtacacatttatagacagtggggtcactaaaaggaaattaacgaaaacTGGCCAAATTaggcgtgtgagcgccgaaggcgcgagattttggggtCTATGGGTcgaccccgggaaaaatattacgatttagaatgactgagatgaattttacagtgtattttgatgattttgcgagcgcccgaaagcgcgagattttggtgttatgggggttcgggggtctttcccgggaaaaaatattacgatttagaatggctaagatgagctttacaatgcattttgatgaatttgcgagcgtccgaaggcgcgagattttggagtttggggggttcgggggtctcccccgggaaaaaaaatacgattttagaatgtttaacgatgtattttagtgatattaaagcgttcttaccatagacatttttgaaatacaaatgcagtacgta
The Argopecten irradians isolate NY chromosome 9, Ai_NY, whole genome shotgun sequence DNA segment above includes these coding regions:
- the LOC138330579 gene encoding uncharacterized protein is translated as MAFLLTILVIYATVSQGVASPPSCFSCSTITQARYCDFYTQCDEGEVCFVEKTENQNGHFKYTSGCMHNTTCETFFNNATSNLRSSMHEHSVCRDCCHGDMCNNKGCGDHG